Genomic segment of Salvia hispanica cultivar TCC Black 2014 chromosome 2, UniMelb_Shisp_WGS_1.0, whole genome shotgun sequence:
CGACCACAAAGTGGACATGCACACAGGGTCTACCTTCAATCACCGCTATGTTAAGTCAAACCCACGTGAAGTAGAAAACGCAACATGGATGTTAACGGTGAGTTCCACATTCACTACTCCTGGTTGATTATTCTGTATAAATAACATGCATTGAGGGAGGATATTGAGTGGATATATCTCGGTTCGGTTGTGTGTGTTGATTAGGTATTCAATTGTTTTGGGCAATATTTCTGCCTCCACTTTGAAGCGTTCCAGCTCGGAATGGCGCCCGTGTATATGGCATTTCTACGTTTCATGGGCGATGAAACTGAAGCGCGCAACTACAGCTATAGTTTAGAGGTCGGAGCAAATGGGAGGAAACTGATATGGGAGGGGACGCCACGCAGCATTCGCTGTAGCCACCGCAAGGTGAGGGATAGTCACGACGGTCTGATCATCCAACGGAACATGGCGCTGTTTTTCTCAGGAGGAGACAAGAAGGAGCTTAAGCTTAGAGTTACGGGAAGAATCTGGAAGGAACAGCAGAACCCGGACGCAGGAGTCTGCATACCAAATCTTTCTATCTAACcaatttctttctcttttttttgcctctttcaattttgattcattGCGTGGTTGCTTGTATGTATGATATTAACGTCTCTGCTTGCTTCCTAATCTGTAACTTTGCCAAACAATTGATTTGTGAAATGACTCTCTCAACATCATCTTCCTATTTCAAACCCTTATCTTTCTTCCCATAACAATGCCAATTTTTACACCACTTGCAACATCAGCCTCAATgatgtgaatttttttcacacaTCTGATGGGCTTTTCTGGCTGGGCCTTCAAAGCAGTGAGGCCCGATCATAATTGGGACACTCATCATATATGGAGATGATGGAGTATttgtaaataatatatttaaatatttgctGTTCTTAAATAAAGAGGCATGATGTTTGCACATCCattctttaattaaaaaaatattatccaGGGACAAAAAAGTGGTTATGATAAATTAGCTGGAATTTTGAAGtagtcattttaattaaatggaaaaagttaaataaagagCTATCAGTGATGTGCGTCTCTTTATTATGCTCCCTCCATCTCcactcaattttcttcctttcACATGCTGCCTAATTACGATGAGGTTGTGGGCCCTCTTATTTAATCTTGGCTCAAAATAAAACCCACCGACGATCAGTCCTACCTTTGTCAAcataaattaatcacataCTCCTCATAATAAGTACTATTACGTGTGTCAAATTCCAAGAATTACAATTTCATCCGTTATTATTACATTTCGTAACCCCCAATTATTGGTGTTAGATAAAAACACTTAATTtgtatatactagtattatatacCACCATATAGTAAATCAAGTGGAGAGGCCGGCAACGAAAGCGACACCAGTGGCCGGGAGCCAAGACGAGCCATAGATGAACTTCGCAACGGTGAACTTCCCGGCCTCCTCTTCCGATTTAATGACGCGATATCCCGGCCACTTCACGCGCTGCCCTAACCCGGCCCCCGGCCCAGAGTTGATGTACTCCCCATAATACAATGTGTCAAGTGCAAAATCCCCATTCCACTCGAGCCAGCCCTTGGGATGAACGTGATCGCCCAAGTAAGAGAGCATGTAAACAGTCCTCGAGTAGAGCTTCCACGGCCGCCCCAAGTAGGTCGGGTACTGCCCCTTGGACGACTCGAGGGCGGGCTCGGCCGTGATGCGGCAGTCGTGGATGGAGATGCCCGTGTTCTGGTTCGGGTCCTTGCGGTTCTGCGCGGTGATCGTGACCTTCTGCTGCGGCATCGGCTTCCGCGCCTGGATGTTGCACTTCTGGAACACCACGGCCGCGTTGCCGAAGATGAAGTCGACTGTGCCGTAGATGTCGCACTCGCGGTAGAACTGGCGCTGGGAGTGTGTGTAGAGGGTGTCTTGGTACCCGATGATGCTGCAGTGGTAGACCACCGCGTGGTCTGCCCCCACGCGGAGGGCCACAGCTTGGTGCTTGCTTGGTCCCGCGTAGTTCTCGAATGTTATGTCCCTTGCTATGAACCCGGACCCGGTTGCAGCTGTGTAAAACGAGATAACTATTACTCTATTCATTCCATAACAAGAgtccattttattattttagtctgtccccgataaaaatcttatttaaacaTTTACTGTGTAAGTAGGTTCCGTAACTCATTCAACGAATTTTGATTGGGCATCGTATGTTGGACGTTATTAACTTTATGCTAAAGACGAAAGAGTTAGTATAAATCAAAGTTTGGCATTAAGTAATCACTTTTGCAAGACTAATTTGTCGACTAGAAGGAATTATAGTGAATGTTTTACTTTAATTGACAAGGGTCATTGTATGTTAATACTATAGGTTGACTTTGAAAGTGTTcataaaaactataaaaaaagaaaaagaaaaaaggataaaatcgAAGCGGCTATAGAGACAAATGACGTTTTGGAGGTGAAAACCGTCAATTTGGTCAAATGAATAGAAAGGAATTTTGTGTTTTCATGACCTCAACATCAAACAACAATACATGTGCATGTTCATTTCTTTAACTACATGCACCGCCAAATCGAAGGCCCATTCTTTATAAGAATaatcaaaacattaaaaagaGAATTATGGGAATAATGGATGatgaaaaaagagagataaaaagagcATAAAATCGTTAGTAAAAGGAATTTTACCAAAGGATGCGGTGTGGAATGTCGTCAACTTGTCTTGCACGCTTTTCCCGCCTGTAATGACCGTCTTGCCCTTCCCATCACCAATAAACATTATATTCGTCTTCTTTCTTCCCACCTTTAAGTTATTCTCCTCATACCTATAGGCATCAATTAATTGTagttttttgtcattttggacAAATAATAGAATCTAAAttcacatttacttttttactatactcaaatattaaaattaatactgcaagtatatatgtatttaattcAGATCATACTCTATATAacctataattattttataggtGTGTATGTTTCTTAAAAGGTTGTCAAAATAACTTTATAGAATCATGATtataaaaagtttgaaaaaatcttaatataagtataatattgATTGCAGTGAATTTATGATTGATCTGAAATCAGCATGGAGCTTAATTAGTGGTACTAATAATACCACCCCACTTTGACAGGTAATTACGAAAACATTATGATAGGGACTATGAAGTCATTTAGATTATCATGAAAAAGCCATTTGATTAAAAAGCTCTACCCACCAAAAAGAATTTACGCTTTTCCGAAtctttttaaaaccacgagtCAAATTACCTTCCTGCCCTCACGTAGATGATAAACCGCCGGCTGCTGTGCTCCGGCGCCTTCTTGATCGCCTCGGCGATCGTCTTCGCCGTTCCATTCCCGCTCTTCGACACGGTTATATCCGCATTGATCGCCGACGCCGGCATATCCAGCAGCAACCGCTCCCTCCGCGACATCCACACCGGGAACCGCTCGTCGTCGTCGCGCAGCAATCGCCGCCGCCGATTCTGAATCGGAATATCGGAGAAACCGTCGGCGGTGTATATCGCGAGAGAATTGCTCACGAGCTCCGATAAATCCTTTATTTTCTCCGACATTTGATTCTTCACGTCGCCGTCGAGCTCATCGAATCCTTCCTTGCAGGTGTCCTGATTGGTCAAAGCGGCGCTGAGCCAGGTCAACACGTCCTGAGTCGACTCGGTCTGCTCGGCGGCGGAGGTGATCGAGCGGGAGAGGAGATCGATTGAGTGGTCGAGGAGCTCTAAGCAGTCGTCGTATGCAGACCtgatttgataaataaatgcattttagtataaataaagCGAATTGAATCTAATTAGAATTGGATTGGATTGAACCTAATGTGAGGATCCATGGCGAGGTTGGTGATCTCGGAGGAGACGTAGAGCGAGCGGCCGACTTTTTGGAGGGTGAGGTTGAGGGAAATGTGGACGAGGTCTTTGTCGTCGGCGGCGAGGGCGCCGGGGAAGTCGATGAGCGAATTGAGGCAGAGAGATGGGTAGAGAGTGCGGCTGCATGCTCTCGACATGGCCTCAGACGGCCGCCGATTCTGCAGTTTGGAGTTGGTTTTGTGTTGTATCACCACGGCcacggcggcggaggcggcggcgaccACCATTAGTGTGGCGGCGACGATGAGGAGAAGGCGGAGTCtggaaggttttggtttaGGGGGGAGGTCGGTGGGTTGGAATTGGATGCTGGTGGAGGCGCCACCTGGCTCGGCTTTCCCGAGCCTACCATAATCCAtcgttttcttttcttttaattggataaaaagGAAAGGAGGAGAAAGCAGGAAACAATGTGGCGTTGCCTATGGAGAGTGGGGaagtatacatatatatatgggcGGCGTAGCTGTATTTTGGACTCATTTATTCCATATACATGGTTTGTCAATACACATTCGAATTTCGAACTCACATAAGTCACATTAGTGTATTTTGGAGTAATTTAGTCAtactcataaaattaaaaattggtgGTATACTTTAGGTGAGCGCATACACAATCTTGTAGTGAAtttatatgataagtttatggATGATAAATTGAGTTGGCATTTAGAAAAGTTAATCAAGCTTACGTAGACACACACGTAATTGACTAAGAGCGGTGACCGTTTATGTCCTTTCTTTCTCAAAccaaatactactccctctatccaccataattcgtcaccatttgatccgacacggcttttaagaaatataatagaatgtgggttgaaaaagttagtggcacgtgggtcatacttttatatactccctccgtcccagaagatgacccactttcctttttagtttgtctcattcaagatgactcattacttaaaatggaaaccctttatctctactttattccctctctcttactttactctctcatctaacacacaaaataaaaccgcataaaatcccgtgccgcccaaggaaggggtcatcttccttgggacggagggagtattagttttataataaaatgtgagtgagaatgagatagtggaatgtagggtccactattaaaaaaaaaaggtaaaagtgaaaagtaacaaatttttagggatggacgaaaatggaaataagtgacaaatttttagaagcGAATGGAGTACCGTAATAACTTCGGAAAATCCTTTTAAaagattttgttttctacTGCCATtcagaaagaaataaagaaaggTTCTCTCGTgtcctttttaaaattggagTCGAGTTAAATGGAATAGGTGTGGCAACCAATAAATTAGATTCTTATTCCCATTTTTAGATTCCACATGGAAATAGATTCTTCCAAAAACTCGAGGATAGTTTCACATATgaactccctccgtcccataaaagttgagacaaaacttttgagcacggagattaagaatttatattaaataaataggagagataaaaaaagtaggaaagataaagaaagagtaaagtaaatgatggaataaagtaagagtgattagatgttttatcttttgttaaaaaaggaaatgactcaactttgttgggacagactaaaaaggaatacgactcaacttttatgggacggagggagtattacttataataaaaccaacaaaaaagaTGTTATAGGGCCAAAATAATGAGTCCTAAAAGTAGCTTGGAAATGATGAATTGCTGCAGTCAATGATATcgtgtttccaattagaatcAGATCGTATAACTGTAAACGGTATGTCTTAATGTTAACTTCAGTCATGCCCAATTTTGGTATTATAGATACTCTTGTTAATTACAGTTTACATTTTTGGTTGGCATTGTGAATTTGTGACCATACCTACTATTTCTAGATGCATGACAGCTATGCAAGAAATCTTGCTCACGGAGTATTACAAAATAAGTGGAGTATTATAATGTGGCCCAAAATTCATAGCACCATTTTGATGGGTAATTTACCATAGGCTAAATACATAATACAATCTTGTGATCTACAATTAATGAATACTTTCTCTATCCCATAAAGTTTATTCCAAGGATAAAGtttattccaatttaattCGGTGCGGgtttcaaaaaattgtttgactttatattAAATAGAGATATGTAGTGGAATAAGGGTTCCATGTTGAGGAGATCGAGGATGTatttaatgtctatttttgaaattagtaaaataggGAAAAttttgtaggacggagggagtaaaagaagcacgaagaagaagaagcagcgCATTATTGAAGTCTATAGTAACATGTTTcaactcaaaatatataaaaattgtcaATTAGGGTTAGGCCATTGGAACTCGAATTAGAAAAGATACTCCATCtattccatagtagtagaataatttttctattttgggcaTTTCATTATAGTagaatcattttcttttttagtaaaaagtacTGTACatattttctcactcttaccttttcttcttttttattttattttctctactttttcctctcttctagtatgctttaatatttttttatttaatacattacacaactttttaattaatcttcATGGTTGAAAGAAATGACTTCACTACTATGAAATGAAGGGGGTAGTAAACAAGAGTATATCTACTTTTTTTCAATCACTTGGCTTTTTCTCACTAAAAAGCGCTAAATCTCTAAGCACAGACAATAGTCGTAAGTTGGCGAGCACATGTGCTCGCACGACTAATGTATATTAAGCAGCAGTGCACCAACACCTAtacatgtactccctccgttacAAGGAGATGACCCCTACATTGAGTGACACggaattttatacaattttattttgtgtgttaagtgaagatagaaagtagagagagaataaaatataggtAAATGTGTTTCCAATTTTAGTAATGGATCATCTAGATtaggataaattaaaatagaaaatgtgtcatcttcaatgggatgGGAGAAGTACAACTAACTAAGTTGTCAAATGGGGTTGTGTTGGCCAGGCATACCATGAGCCAATCAACTTGGAGCCCGACTAGCTCAGGCCCATTGGTTTCTTTCTATAAATTCAGACCCTGCCTAGTTCAGGACCACTGACGAAGTGAGTTTGGTTGCGCGtgaagttattttttttgtacattttttaatttttttaattttatattatcctatgtccaaaaaaatagtctcgGTCTCTTCATTTTTAgctttaaaaaaatctcaagTTGATTTCACTGTTATTtctaatcaatatatatatttagaatctcaatattttttcttaacattttccaaatacaataaaataaacaatctATGAAAGATCATATTTCTAACTAAAAGTTATTGTACTAAGTAGTACTATAACATTTTCAAAAAGTCAGCTCTTGCTTCAGTACATACGCTCTGTGTTAAAAATTTGTATAGCTAAAAATTGTTGTTGGGTAAGAGGTCGGTATCGAGTAGGATTAGCTGGCCTCTACTAAAGCCAATTCAATCCCTATTTGTCTATGATGTTAACATACCAGATTCAGAAAtgtcaacttttttttaaccttctctatttatttaacttaatccataatttctctctcttttagtACTCGCTTTAGCATTTTGTAATGTGACACGAGAAGCTTCATCACTGGCATTTACATATTCGAATCtctactcctatttaattaCAAGGAGCTAATTATGTAAGTGCACAGTGAATATATAACAATGTTGATACAAATATCCAATAATTTTTCGTATAAATAACAATCCAATATTCTGAATAGATactaaaaattacataaaaatcatGCCAAATCAATGCAGGAATTAAGAGATCTTTGAAAACACTAACAATTAATTATCAGATCCAAACTTATATCATATGacaaataaatagtactccctccttcccacatagtttgtctcattttatacaaagtcaaacaattttttaaaacttgcGCCGAATTTAACTGAGACAAACATTGTGGAGCGAA
This window contains:
- the LOC125206056 gene encoding probable pectinesterase/pectinesterase inhibitor 61 → MDYGRLGKAEPGGASTSIQFQPTDLPPKPKPSRLRLLLIVAATLMVVAAASAAVAVVIQHKTNSKLQNRRPSEAMSRACSRTLYPSLCLNSLIDFPGALAADDKDLVHISLNLTLQKVGRSLYVSSEITNLAMDPHIRSAYDDCLELLDHSIDLLSRSITSAAEQTESTQDVLTWLSAALTNQDTCKEGFDELDGDVKNQMSEKIKDLSELVSNSLAIYTADGFSDIPIQNRRRRLLRDDDERFPVWMSRRERLLLDMPASAINADITVSKSGNGTAKTIAEAIKKAPEHSSRRFIIYVRAGRYEENNLKVGRKKTNIMFIGDGKGKTVITGGKSVQDKLTTFHTASFAATGSGFIARDITFENYAGPSKHQAVALRVGADHAVVYHCSIIGYQDTLYTHSQRQFYRECDIYGTVDFIFGNAAVVFQKCNIQARKPMPQQKVTITAQNRKDPNQNTGISIHDCRITAEPALESSKGQYPTYLGRPWKLYSRTVYMLSYLGDHVHPKGWLEWNGDFALDTLYYGEYINSGPGAGLGQRVKWPGYRVIKSEEEAGKFTVAKFIYGSSWLPATGVAFVAGLST